A window of Meleagris gallopavo isolate NT-WF06-2002-E0010 breed Aviagen turkey brand Nicholas breeding stock unplaced genomic scaffold, Turkey_5.1 ChrUn_random_7180001957651, whole genome shotgun sequence contains these coding sequences:
- the ATP5F1D gene encoding ATP synthase subunit delta, mitochondrial, with amino-acid sequence MSPSVFYNGANVKQVDVPTLTGSFGILASHVPTLQVLKPGVVTVYGEDGTATKYFVSSGSVTVNADSTVQVLAEEAVTMDMLDLATAKSNLEKAVSEMAAASDEAAKAEAQIKVEANEALVKALE; translated from the exons ATGAGCCCCTCC GTGTTCTACAACGGTGCCAACGTGAAGCAGGTGGACGTGCCCACCCTGACCGGCTCCTTCGGCATCCTGGCCTCCCACGTCCCCACGCTGCAGGTCCTGAAGCCAGGAGTGGTGACGGTGTACGGCGAAGACGGCACGGCCACCAAATACTTCG TGAGCAGCGGCTCCGTCACGGTCAATGCAGACTCCACGGTGCAGGTGCTGGCGGAGGAGGCGGTGACAATGGACATGTTGGATCTGGCT ACCGCAAAATCAAACCTGGAGAAGGCCGTTTCAGAGATGGCTGCAGCCTCCGACGAAGCTGCTAAAGCAGAAGCCCAGATTAAAGTGGAAGCCAACGAGGCTCTCGTCAAAGCCTTGGAATAA